The sequence ACCGAATCCTGGTTGGGTCGAACATGATCCCAATCTGATTTGGAATGCTGTACAAACTACTATCGCTACTGCTCTGATTGATTCAGGTATTAAACCCGATCAGATCAAAGCAATTGGGATTGCTAGTCAAAGAGAGACAACTGTTGTTTGGGATAAAGAGACTGGTTTGCCAATTTATAATGCCATCGTTTGGCAAAGTCGACAAACTGTTCACTTGGCTAATGACATGATCAAGGCTGGTTTCAAAGATGAAATTCATAAAAAGACTGGTTTGATTATCAGCCCTTATTTCTCAGCTACTAAAATTCGTTGGATTCTCAATCACGTTGAAGGTGCTCAGGAGCGTGCTGAAAAAGGTGAATTGCTCTTTGGAACTATTAATACGTGGTTGTTATGGAAGTTGACTGATGGGGCCAGCTTTATGACCGATTATGCCAATGCTAGTCGGACGATGTTGTTCAATATCAATACTTTGCAATGGGATGAAGATTTATTAAAGCTCTTTAATATTCCTAAAGCTATGTTGCCAGAAGTTAAATCGAATTCAGAAGTATTTGGAATAACTAAAAATTATCAATTTTATGGTTCGGAAATTCCAATTTCTGGGATGACTGGTTCTCAACAAGCCTCACTCTTTGGTCAAATGGCCTTTGAAAAGGGAATGGTCAAAAATACTTACGGAACTGGTGCTTTTGCGGTCATGAATACCGGTGACAAACCAGCTTTATCCGATAATAATTTGTTAACGACGATTGCTTACGGTATCAACGGTGAAATCAAGTATGCCTTAGAAGGTAGTGTATTCGTGGCTGGAGCGGCGTTACAGTGGTTGCGTGATGATATGCGTTTGATCAACAATACTCCGCAAACTTCAGATTATGCAAAAGATTCAACCGATCATGATGAAGTTTATGTCGTTCCAGCTTTTGCCGGTTTGGGTGCACCTTATTGGGATAACCAAGCACACGGTACGATGTTTGGAATTACTCGTGGCACAACTGATAAGGACTTGGTCAAAGCGACGTTGCAGGCGATTGCATATCAAACGAAAGATATCATTGAAACGATGAGTTCTGATGCTAAGATGCCAATTGAAGTCTTAAAAGTCGACGGAGCAGCATCTGCCAATGATTACTTGATGCAATTTCAAGCTGATATTTTAGGGATTTCTCTCCAGCGTTCATCAGAATTGGAAACCACTTCATTAGGAGTTGCTTTTATGGCTGGTTTAGGAATTGGTTTCTGGAAAGATATCGACGATATTAAGAAGAACTATCAAACTGGTAAGATGTATCAACCAAAAATGAAAGAATCTCTTAGAAATGATCTTTATGATGGCTGGAAAGAGGCTGTTAAAGCAACAATGGCCTTCAAACATAACGCTAAATAATAAGAACCTATATTAAAAGGCTCTTATTTTTTTTTGCCTATATATAAGGCTTTGAGAACTGTTTATTAAAAAATGCTTTGACACTTTTGATTTGTAAGTTTAATATTAATGTATTATTTGTGTAATGTGAGGAGAATTTTTTAATGGACGAAAAGAAAGACCGAGGATTTTTCGGTCAACCGATAGGGTTACGTACATTATTCCTAACTGAATTTTGGGAAAGATTCAGTTACTATGGTATGCGTGCCATTTTGCTATTCTACATGTACTATGCTGTAACAAAGGGCGGACTTGGTATGGACCGTACCACTGCAGCATCTGTCATGTCTATCTACGGTTCACTAGTTTATATGTCTAGTGTGCTTGGTGGATTTATCAGTGATAGACTTTTGGGACCTAGAAGAACTGTCTTCTGGGGTGGTGTCTTGATCATGTTTGGTCATATCGTATTGTCACTCCCAATGGGCGAAACTGGTTTGTTTGTATCAATTGGACTTATTGTTATTGGTACTGGTTTATTGAAGCCAAACGTATCTGAAATGGTTGGTGGATTGTATACCGAAGGAGATCCAAGACGTGATTCTGGTTTCAGTATTTACGTTATGGGTATCAACTTGGGTTCACTTGTTGCTCCACAAGCCGTTACAACGATGTGGAATCACTTTAATTTCCATGCTGGTTTCTCATTAGCTGCTATTGGTATGTTCTTAGGATTAGTAGTTTACTGGTGGGATGGTCGTAAGTACCTTCCTAAAGAAAGTTTACAAGCACCAGATCCAATTACTGATGCTGAACGTAGTAAATTCTACAAACGTGTCATCATTGGTGTAATTGCACTTGTTGTTATTGTTGTAATTATGATGATTATGAATGCTTTCACAGTTGACAACTTTATTACTATCTTGAGTATCTTGGGTATCGCTTTGCCTGTTGGTTACTTCGTAATGATGCTAACAAGTAAAAAGGTTACAAAGATCGAAAGATCACGTGTATTTGCTTATATTCCATTGTTCATCGCTGCTGCAATTTTCTGGGCAATTGAAGAACAAGGCTCTGTTGTTTTGGCACTTTTCGCTGCTGAACAAACTCAATTAAACTTTGCTGGTTTGCATTTGTCAGCTCCACAATTCCAAATGCTTAACCCATTCTTCATCATTATCTATACACCATTCTTTGCATGGTTATGGATTAAATTGGCTAAACGTCAACCATCATCACCATCTAAGTTCTGGATGGGGTTAGTTGCTACAGCCATTTCATACTTTGTTTTGATTATTCCTTTGA comes from Companilactobacillus pabuli and encodes:
- the glpK gene encoding glycerol kinase GlpK, with the translated sequence MEKEYILAIDEGTTTARAIIFDHSGKKVAVARHPIQQILPNPGWVEHDPNLIWNAVQTTIATALIDSGIKPDQIKAIGIASQRETTVVWDKETGLPIYNAIVWQSRQTVHLANDMIKAGFKDEIHKKTGLIISPYFSATKIRWILNHVEGAQERAEKGELLFGTINTWLLWKLTDGASFMTDYANASRTMLFNINTLQWDEDLLKLFNIPKAMLPEVKSNSEVFGITKNYQFYGSEIPISGMTGSQQASLFGQMAFEKGMVKNTYGTGAFAVMNTGDKPALSDNNLLTTIAYGINGEIKYALEGSVFVAGAALQWLRDDMRLINNTPQTSDYAKDSTDHDEVYVVPAFAGLGAPYWDNQAHGTMFGITRGTTDKDLVKATLQAIAYQTKDIIETMSSDAKMPIEVLKVDGAASANDYLMQFQADILGISLQRSSELETTSLGVAFMAGLGIGFWKDIDDIKKNYQTGKMYQPKMKESLRNDLYDGWKEAVKATMAFKHNAK
- a CDS encoding peptide MFS transporter; protein product: MDEKKDRGFFGQPIGLRTLFLTEFWERFSYYGMRAILLFYMYYAVTKGGLGMDRTTAASVMSIYGSLVYMSSVLGGFISDRLLGPRRTVFWGGVLIMFGHIVLSLPMGETGLFVSIGLIVIGTGLLKPNVSEMVGGLYTEGDPRRDSGFSIYVMGINLGSLVAPQAVTTMWNHFNFHAGFSLAAIGMFLGLVVYWWDGRKYLPKESLQAPDPITDAERSKFYKRVIIGVIALVVIVVIMMIMNAFTVDNFITILSILGIALPVGYFVMMLTSKKVTKIERSRVFAYIPLFIAAAIFWAIEEQGSVVLALFAAEQTQLNFAGLHLSAPQFQMLNPFFIIIYTPFFAWLWIKLAKRQPSSPSKFWMGLVATAISYFVLIIPLIGLAPGGKVSPLWLVLSWGIIEIGEMLISPVGLSATTKLAPKAFRGQMMSMWFLADSAGQAANAQLVKLFEPGNPQNEMMFFGVTGIVTLVAAVILIMFVPKIKKLMAGVN